In Erigeron canadensis isolate Cc75 chromosome 6, C_canadensis_v1, whole genome shotgun sequence, the following are encoded in one genomic region:
- the LOC122604192 gene encoding uncharacterized protein LOC122604192 has translation MAFTDSIPSFQANIVQNTVNDSLHVASSNHPGMAFTITAFNGSNFHGWSRTVKMALGAKLKLGFIDGTCKKPENDEEKLQKWIRCDYMVTCWILNSMITKLSEAFLYTTSASELWKEITERYGQSNGPLIYQLEKELSGITQGSLSIAAFFNKLKKCWDELHNLNGLPTCTCGKMNECTCKLVEKFLELESRTRLVQFLMKLNDDYESVRNQILAMDPMPNVNKAYYIVQQVEKQKQITHNVPDPTAFFAKMNGNKNGFSGKKIGKRTSG, from the coding sequence ATGGCGTTTACAGATTCAATTCCTTCGTTTCAAGCAAATATTGTTCAGAATACGGTGAATGATTCTTTACATGTAGCTAGTTCTAATCATCCAGGTATGGCTTTTACAATTACCGCTTTTAATGGAAGTAATTTTCATGGCTGGAGTAGAACTGTCAAAATGGCTTTGGGTGCTAAATTGAAATTAGGTTTTATTGATGGCACTTGTAAGAAACCTGAGAATGATGAAGAAAAATTGCAGAAATGGATTAGATGTGATTATATGGTTACATGTTGGATCTTGAACTCTATGATAACTAAACTGTCTGAAGCTTTTTTGTATACCACTTCTGCATCTGAGTTGTGGAAAGAGATCACTGAAAGATATGGACAAAGTAATGGTCCATTGATTTACCAGTTAGAAAAGGAGTTAAGTGGAATTACTCAGGGTAGTTTGTCCATAGCAGCTTTTTTTAATAAGTTGAAGAAATGTTGGGATGAACTTCATAACCTCAATGGTCTACCTACATGTACATGTGGAAAGATGAATGAATGTACTTGTAAGTTGGTAGAGAAATTTCTTGAGTTGGAAAGTAGAACAAGGCTTGTGCAGTTTCTTATGAAGTTAAATGATGATTATGAATCTGTGAGGAATCAGATTCTTGCTATGGATCCCATGCCTAATGTGAATAAGGCATATTATATAGTACAACAAGTTGAGAAACAGAAACAAATCACACATAATGTGCCTGATCCAACTGCATTTTTTGCAAAAATGAATGGCAACAAGAATGGCTTTAGTGGAAAGAAAATTGGAAAAAGGACCTCAGGTTGA